The Onychomys torridus chromosome 4, mOncTor1.1, whole genome shotgun sequence genome includes a window with the following:
- the Pmepa1 gene encoding protein TMEPAI isoform X1, which translates to MTLCAELEFVQIVVIVVVMMVMVVMITCLLSHYKLSARSFISRHSQARRRDDGLSSEGCLWPSESTVSAGMPEPQVYAPPRPTDRLAVPPFVQRSRFQPTYPYLQQEIALPPTISLSDGEEPPPYQGPCTLQLRDPEQQLELNRESVRAPPNRTIFDSDLMDGTVLGGPCPPSSNSGISATCYSSGGRMEGPPPTYSEVIGHYPGSSFQHQQSNGPPSLLEGTRLHHPHIAPLENKEKEKQKGHPL; encoded by the exons ATGACCCTGTGTG CGGAGTTGGAGTTCGTGCAGATAGTGGTCAtcgtggtagtgatgatggtgatggtggtgatgatcaCATGCTTGCTGAGCCACTACAAGCTATCAGCCCGCTCCTTCATCAGCCGGCACAGCCAGGCCAGGAGGAGAGACGACGGACTATCTTCA GAAGGATGCCTCTGGCCCTCAGAGAGTACGGTGTCAGCCGGAATGCCAGAG CCACAGGTCTATGCCCCGCCTCGACCCACTGACCGCCTGGCTGTGCCCCCCTTCGTCCAGCGGAGCCGTTTCCAGCCCACCTACCCCTACCTGCAGCAGGAGATTGCCCTGCCACCTACCATCTCACTGTCTGATGGGGAGGAGCCCCCACCCTACCAGGGTCCCTGCACCCTCCAGCTGCGGGACCCTGAGCAACAGCTGGAGCTGAACCGAGAGTCTGTGCGTGCACCCCCCAACCGGACCATCTTCGACAGCGACCTTATGGACGGCACCGTGCTGGGCGGCCCCTGTCCTCCCAGCAGTAACTCGGGCATCAGCGCTACCTGCTACAGCAGTGGTGGGCGCATGGAGGGGCCGCCCCCCACCTACAGCGAGGTCATCGGTCACTACCCAGGGTCCTCCTTCCAGCACCAGCAGAGTAACGGGCCACCCTCCCTGCTAGAGGGGACCCGGCTCCATCACCCTCACATTGCCCCCCTGgagaacaaggagaaggagaagcagaaaggTCACCCCCTCTAA